The Bacteroidota bacterium genome has a segment encoding these proteins:
- a CDS encoding PAS domain S-box protein, giving the protein QREHLISELLINKSIKNYELVLIDKNGDHVNCYTSIVLLCDENNIPYKLIGSLRDISLRKSVESENTKLLSAIEQSPVSVVITNIEGNIEYINPKFSQISGYSKKEILGANPRILKSGKQEDSFYHKLWTSISNGKVWKGEFLNKRKDGSLFWETATIAPIKDEKGKTTHYFAVKEDITSLKNIQSRLEESEEHYRILFYEAPNGYQSLNKKGVILEVNPAWCKLLGYSKEEAIGHNIREFLNDNSKEKLKDAFAQFFLNGYISNLEMTFKHKEGRQLDTIVNGRIGKNTDGTFKQTHCILSDISERKVYEKQLHLAKSKAEESDRLKTAFLANMSHEIRTPMNAILGFSNLLREPSISKDEMFDYVSIINQRGNDLLQIISDIIDISRIEAGDIRMVMEKISINHLIKEIHASFLKILEFNDKSHIRLLLDADSLPDEAVIEADSVRLKQVFENLLQNAIKFTSDGFIKIGYKKSYNSIEFFIQDSGIGIEPDKQKIVFERFRQANDTHTRDFGGTGLGLAISKNIVNLLGGEMTLTSTIGKGTTFFFTLPYSNELMEDAINTDGIKDAIYDQLDLSGKTILIVEDVSSNYIFLESVLNRFNATIIWAKDGLSAIDIAKNNPDIDLVLMDIRMPGINGYIATTRIREFNPDIPIIAQTAYALSDDREKAISAGCNDYLAKPINLNDLKSMLAKYI; this is encoded by the coding sequence CAACGAGAGCATTTAATATCTGAGCTTTTAATCAACAAATCCATTAAAAACTATGAATTGGTGTTGATTGATAAAAATGGAGACCATGTAAATTGTTACACCAGCATAGTTTTGTTATGTGATGAAAACAACATTCCCTATAAATTGATTGGTTCATTAAGGGATATAAGTTTGCGCAAATCGGTCGAATCTGAAAACACAAAACTACTATCTGCAATTGAACAAAGTCCGGTTTCGGTTGTAATAACTAACATCGAGGGAAACATCGAATACATAAATCCCAAGTTCAGTCAAATTTCAGGCTATTCGAAAAAGGAAATTCTTGGAGCAAATCCCAGAATTCTTAAATCAGGGAAACAAGAGGATTCTTTTTATCACAAATTATGGACAAGCATAAGCAATGGAAAAGTTTGGAAAGGTGAGTTTCTAAATAAACGAAAAGACGGAAGCTTATTTTGGGAAACAGCTACCATTGCTCCCATTAAAGATGAAAAAGGGAAAACAACACACTATTTTGCTGTAAAAGAAGATATTACCTCACTTAAAAACATCCAAAGCAGACTGGAAGAAAGTGAAGAGCATTATCGTATATTATTTTATGAAGCACCAAATGGCTATCAATCATTAAATAAAAAAGGTGTAATTCTTGAAGTCAACCCTGCCTGGTGCAAACTTTTAGGCTACTCAAAAGAAGAAGCCATTGGCCATAATATTCGAGAATTTTTGAATGATAATTCCAAAGAAAAACTCAAGGACGCTTTCGCTCAGTTTTTCTTAAATGGATATATTAGCAATTTGGAAATGACATTTAAGCATAAAGAGGGAAGGCAGCTAGATACTATCGTAAATGGCCGGATAGGGAAGAATACAGATGGCACATTTAAACAAACACATTGCATTTTATCTGACATTTCAGAGCGTAAAGTCTATGAAAAACAATTGCATTTGGCAAAATCAAAAGCTGAAGAATCTGATCGCTTAAAGACAGCTTTTTTGGCGAATATGTCTCACGAAATAAGAACCCCTATGAATGCTATTCTTGGGTTTTCTAATTTATTACGTGAACCATCCATCAGCAAAGATGAAATGTTCGATTATGTCAGTATAATAAATCAAAGGGGTAACGACCTTTTGCAAATTATTTCGGATATAATTGATATTTCAAGAATTGAAGCAGGAGATATTCGTATGGTCATGGAAAAGATTTCCATAAATCATCTAATCAAAGAAATACATGCTAGTTTTCTAAAAATTCTTGAATTCAATGACAAAAGCCATATTCGACTTTTATTGGATGCAGACTCACTACCCGATGAAGCTGTTATAGAAGCCGATTCTGTTCGATTAAAACAAGTATTTGAAAATTTACTTCAAAATGCTATTAAATTCACAAGTGATGGATTTATTAAAATAGGCTACAAGAAGAGTTATAACAGTATCGAATTTTTCATTCAGGATTCAGGTATTGGAATTGAACCTGATAAACAGAAAATAGTTTTTGAAAGATTCAGGCAGGCAAACGACACGCACACGCGTGACTTTGGAGGTACTGGTTTAGGCTTGGCGATTTCTAAGAATATCGTGAATCTCTTAGGTGGAGAAATGACACTTACTTCGACCATTGGTAAAGGAACAACATTCTTTTTCACGCTACCTTATTCCAATGAATTAATGGAAGATGCTATCAATACAGATGGTATTAAAGATGCTATCTATGACCAACTTGATTTAAGTGGAAAAACCATTCTGATTGTTGAGGATGTCAGTTCAAATTATATTTTCCTGGAATCAGTGTTAAACCGATTTAATGCCACAATCATTTGGGCAAAAGATGGTTTAAGTGCTATCGATATTGCTAAAAACAATCCAGACATAGACTTGGTATTGATGGATATAAGAATGCCGGGTATAAATGGATATATTGCGACAACAAGAATTCGAGAGTTTAATCCAGATATACCAATTATTGCCCAAACTGCATATGCTTTGTCCGATGACAGGGAAAAAGCAATTTCAGCCGGATGCAATGACTATCTGGCAAAACCAATAAATTTAAACGATTTAAAAAGTATGTTGGCTAAATATATTTAG